A window of Chloracidobacterium sp. N contains these coding sequences:
- a CDS encoding penicillin acylase family protein, with amino-acid sequence MAGLNVHTSAHLQRMPDSADTTTLPGLTAPVTVVRDARGIPYITASNELDLVFAQGFMTASDRLWQMDLLRRTGAGELAEIFGAQALDEDRLHRTYGFRQVCEATFAQMDATERQYLEAYAAGVNAYLAQCDEQRLPRECRLLRYRPRPWQPTDTLLIGKVFAESLSTTWPVDLAAAAMAQADPKAYAQLMQASSRIPEVIVVGRDKPSPASPPKNHAGGASGALLSPDLLAGADRWLTAQQRALARVGLYAEELAASNNWVVSGKRTTTGKPILANDPHLEASAPGIWYMVNLAVPEYRVAGVTAPGIPGVLIGHNEHIAWGCTNLDPDVQDLFRETFHQTRPRLYQTPQGWREAEVRVETIPVRRMPGAPDVETVSHEVLVTRHGPVLLEDKGQRLALRWTALDVTPNETRCYRRLIRARNWKEFCRAIADYGGATQNFIYADVEGNIGYYGAGRIPRRKKGNGRFPVPGHTDDHEWTGLIPFDALPHVLNPPAGLIVTANNRVVGHSYPHFLTTHWAPPYRARRIYDLLTAQPKVSVADCLHIQDDIVALGALDFVELVLEIAARDPEASQDAEWQATLRLFRDWDGDMTPESRAAALAMELANALRRQLLTAKFGTPPANLTLRSRQAIRADWRRAVFGGPELTYILATQPADWLPKETATYGQLLRRSHRMARQQLATELGADPANWTWGRWKPATFPHPLAAAPLIGRSFQVPPLPQRGGGYFIVATPNVGEAVSMRFVADVSQWDASRMGLPLGQSGDPGSPHWADQLESWKTCTPAVFPFSPAAIGKAARQKFTLQPPASAGHRP; translated from the coding sequence ATGGCTGGTTTGAACGTTCACACATCGGCCCATCTCCAGCGGATGCCGGACTCAGCGGATACCACCACCCTGCCCGGTCTGACGGCACCGGTGACGGTGGTACGGGATGCGCGCGGCATCCCCTACATCACGGCGTCCAACGAACTCGACCTCGTTTTTGCTCAAGGCTTCATGACCGCCAGCGACCGGCTGTGGCAGATGGACCTGCTCCGGCGCACCGGGGCCGGTGAACTGGCAGAAATCTTCGGAGCGCAAGCCCTTGATGAAGACCGGCTGCACCGCACTTACGGTTTTCGGCAGGTATGCGAAGCCACCTTCGCCCAGATGGATGCCACAGAACGGCAATACCTCGAAGCCTACGCGGCCGGCGTCAACGCCTACCTGGCGCAGTGCGACGAACAGCGGCTCCCCCGCGAATGCCGGCTGCTGCGCTACCGCCCGCGTCCGTGGCAACCAACCGATACACTTCTGATTGGCAAGGTGTTTGCCGAGTCACTCTCGACGACGTGGCCCGTCGATCTGGCCGCGGCGGCCATGGCGCAGGCCGATCCCAAGGCATACGCGCAATTGATGCAGGCATCGTCACGCATCCCGGAAGTCATCGTCGTCGGGCGCGATAAGCCGTCGCCGGCGTCCCCTCCAAAAAACCACGCCGGCGGAGCGTCAGGCGCTCTCCTGTCGCCGGATTTGCTGGCCGGGGCCGACCGCTGGTTGACGGCGCAGCAGCGGGCGCTGGCGCGCGTCGGGCTGTATGCCGAGGAACTGGCCGCCAGCAACAACTGGGTGGTCTCCGGCAAACGGACCACCACCGGCAAACCCATTCTGGCAAATGACCCGCACCTTGAGGCATCAGCGCCCGGCATCTGGTACATGGTCAACCTTGCCGTGCCGGAATACCGCGTCGCCGGCGTGACGGCGCCGGGCATTCCGGGTGTCCTGATCGGGCACAATGAGCACATTGCCTGGGGTTGCACCAATCTCGACCCGGATGTGCAGGACCTTTTCCGGGAGACCTTCCACCAGACCCGCCCACGTCTCTACCAGACACCACAGGGCTGGCGGGAAGCTGAAGTGCGGGTGGAGACCATCCCGGTCCGGCGCATGCCGGGCGCGCCCGATGTGGAGACGGTCTCCCACGAAGTGCTGGTGACACGCCACGGCCCGGTTCTGCTCGAAGACAAAGGCCAACGGTTGGCGTTGCGCTGGACGGCGCTCGATGTCACGCCCAATGAAACCCGCTGCTACCGGCGGCTGATACGCGCCAGAAACTGGAAGGAGTTTTGCCGGGCGATTGCCGATTACGGCGGGGCCACGCAGAATTTCATCTATGCCGATGTGGAGGGCAACATTGGCTACTACGGCGCCGGCCGCATCCCCCGGCGCAAAAAGGGCAACGGACGCTTCCCCGTTCCGGGCCATACGGATGACCACGAATGGACGGGACTGATTCCATTCGATGCCCTGCCCCACGTGCTCAATCCCCCGGCGGGACTCATCGTCACGGCCAACAACCGGGTGGTGGGGCACAGCTACCCCCACTTTCTCACCACACACTGGGCCCCGCCTTACCGCGCACGGCGGATTTATGACCTTCTGACCGCACAGCCCAAAGTTTCGGTTGCCGACTGTCTGCACATCCAGGACGACATTGTTGCCCTTGGCGCGCTGGATTTCGTCGAACTCGTTCTGGAGATTGCGGCCAGGGACCCGGAAGCCAGCCAGGATGCCGAATGGCAGGCCACGCTCAGGCTCTTTCGGGACTGGGACGGGGACATGACCCCGGAATCACGGGCGGCCGCCCTGGCGATGGAGCTGGCCAACGCCCTCCGCCGGCAACTGCTGACGGCCAAATTCGGTACGCCGCCGGCCAACCTGACGCTCCGCTCCCGCCAGGCCATACGTGCCGACTGGCGGCGCGCCGTTTTTGGCGGGCCGGAACTGACCTATATTCTGGCGACGCAACCGGCCGACTGGCTGCCCAAAGAAACCGCCACTTACGGTCAACTGCTGCGCCGCAGCCACCGGATGGCGCGGCAACAACTGGCGACCGAACTCGGCGCTGACCCGGCGAACTGGACCTGGGGACGGTGGAAACCGGCGACATTTCCCCACCCGTTGGCTGCCGCGCCGCTGATTGGGCGCTCATTTCAGGTTCCACCTCTGCCGCAGCGGGGCGGAGGGTATTTCATCGTGGCGACCCCGAATGTCGGCGAGGCGGTTTCCATGCGCTTTGTCGCCGACGTGAGCCAGTGGGACGCCTCCCGGATGGGGCTGCCACTCGGCCAGTCCGGCGATCCCGGCAGTCCGCACTGGGCTGATCAGCTTGAAAGCTGGAAGACCTGTACGCCTGCCGTGTTTCCCTTCAGCCCGGCGGCCATCGGGAAAGCCGCCCGGCAAAAGTTCACCCTACAGCCGCCGGCAAGTGCAGGGCACCGCCCTTAG
- a CDS encoding DUF4912 domain-containing protein has product MATVNEPDEPTPSQPSSTSDPTPAAADAPPAAGDLPVAEAAPSELVIGEADIEATAEVPVSDVPTAAPVASSAVSPEDLLLAGQGGASEQFLTATATVADVLAAAPEIRETPTFLSALPEVPDVDAPPQLAPLPDEYETDAIAALVQDPFRMFVYWEARPETVLAVERLFSPEEVATFRPVLRVTERETEKETYYPVLYQGSEWFSVFPDRTYLVEFGVHSPQFGFIRLMSAPEKKTPRGTVAPELPPQPEYRISETRFRRTLEVSGFQTNGAALPREALEAWFAPAVSDAVFTAGDGLPLEPEHIRQLPDSVRDVVSELFERDGGDLAALALLHYLPALLRDTYLARLAARGIPVAFANVEQLLSAGYIAEAVPTEEEIIEELEWSDWIEDEETFDVPGLHRFGVGSSAGSELGSLRQRRRRRLPRRRVRRPEVVQPVPQPVTQPLWLPSMERPGSLRLSGGGQGWLYFDLDAIACELAAELGLPPSVWV; this is encoded by the coding sequence ATGGCTACGGTAAACGAACCCGATGAACCCACCCCATCACAACCCTCCAGTACGTCTGACCCAACCCCGGCTGCGGCCGATGCGCCGCCGGCTGCCGGAGACTTGCCGGTAGCCGAAGCCGCCCCGTCTGAGTTGGTCATCGGTGAGGCCGATATTGAAGCCACCGCTGAAGTGCCCGTTAGTGATGTGCCGACGGCGGCGCCAGTCGCCAGCTCTGCAGTGAGTCCTGAAGACCTGCTGCTGGCCGGGCAGGGTGGGGCCTCCGAACAGTTTTTGACCGCCACGGCAACGGTTGCCGACGTTCTGGCTGCCGCGCCGGAAATTCGGGAAACGCCGACCTTTCTTTCCGCCCTGCCCGAAGTGCCGGACGTGGATGCACCGCCCCAGCTTGCCCCGCTTCCCGACGAGTACGAAACCGATGCCATTGCAGCCCTGGTACAGGACCCTTTCCGTATGTTCGTCTATTGGGAAGCCCGGCCGGAGACGGTGCTTGCCGTTGAGCGGTTGTTTTCGCCGGAAGAGGTGGCAACGTTCCGCCCGGTGTTACGGGTTACGGAACGTGAGACGGAGAAAGAAACCTACTACCCGGTGCTGTATCAGGGGAGCGAGTGGTTCAGCGTGTTTCCCGACCGGACCTATCTGGTGGAATTCGGCGTCCATTCGCCGCAGTTTGGTTTCATTCGTCTGATGTCGGCGCCGGAGAAGAAAACCCCCCGGGGCACGGTTGCGCCGGAGTTGCCGCCCCAGCCGGAGTACCGGATTTCGGAGACCCGTTTCCGGCGTACGCTGGAGGTGTCCGGTTTCCAGACCAACGGTGCCGCGCTGCCACGGGAGGCGTTGGAGGCGTGGTTTGCGCCGGCCGTGTCTGACGCCGTGTTTACGGCTGGCGACGGACTGCCGCTCGAACCGGAGCATATTCGGCAGCTTCCCGATTCCGTGCGGGATGTGGTGTCCGAACTGTTCGAGCGGGATGGCGGAGACCTGGCGGCGCTGGCGCTGCTGCACTATCTGCCCGCCCTGCTGCGGGACACCTACCTGGCGCGACTGGCGGCGCGGGGCATTCCGGTTGCCTTTGCCAATGTGGAGCAGCTTCTGTCGGCCGGGTACATTGCCGAAGCCGTCCCGACAGAGGAAGAAATCATCGAGGAGCTGGAGTGGAGTGACTGGATTGAGGATGAGGAAACCTTTGACGTGCCGGGTCTTCACCGGTTTGGCGTAGGGAGTTCGGCGGGCAGCGAGTTGGGGAGCCTGCGGCAGCGTCGCCGGCGGCGTCTGCCACGACGGCGGGTGCGCCGGCCGGAGGTGGTCCAGCCGGTGCCACAGCCGGTGACGCAACCGCTCTGGTTGCCGAGTATGGAGCGTCCGGGCAGCCTGCGCCTGTCCGGTGGCGGGCAGGGGTGGCTTTATTTTGACCTGGATGCCATTGCCTGTGAGCTGGCGGCGGAGCTGGGGCTGCCGCCCTCGGTGTGGGTCTAA
- a CDS encoding cytochrome D1 domain-containing protein, with translation MRPGFSPLSLAVLLIILAACSTPKSTSLAAPTPSPSAPNLASTPDTRTDTRPTGGTITGLKLVKKLNVPAGPKSLRVLPDGKRVMTCNLYGYQVTFIDAQTYEILRKVPVGGEPVECTFTRGGKYAWVSLYGSERVGATSVVVVIDTETYQIVTRIPAGRVPKVVAESPDGKWVYAANWLSESITVMDAEKLTRVKDVPVGRVPRGICFAPDGKLAYVCIMGGHSLAVIDVEQGHQKVRDIETGYNPRHVCVSQDGRLLYVALNASGTLIKIDRATETIIGRAKTGTQARSTSLSIDDRYAFVCNYEDNNLGVVDLEQMKQLFTVKTDVHPIGVTTMPDGKYVWVSNYRPSTVYVFEIEYAAAGSTGVPNS, from the coding sequence ATGCGCCCTGGCTTCAGCCCGCTGTCCCTGGCTGTCCTGCTCATCATCCTGGCGGCCTGTTCCACGCCCAAATCCACTTCTCTTGCCGCTCCCACCCCCTCGCCCTCGGCACCTAACCTGGCTTCCACGCCTGATACCCGGACGGACACCCGGCCGACCGGCGGAACCATTACCGGACTCAAGCTGGTCAAAAAGCTGAACGTTCCGGCGGGGCCCAAGTCGCTGCGTGTCCTCCCGGACGGCAAGCGGGTCATGACGTGCAACCTCTACGGCTACCAGGTGACGTTCATTGACGCCCAAACCTATGAAATCCTGCGCAAAGTCCCCGTCGGCGGCGAGCCGGTCGAATGCACCTTCACCCGAGGCGGCAAATATGCCTGGGTGTCACTTTACGGCAGCGAGCGGGTCGGGGCGACGAGCGTCGTGGTGGTCATTGACACCGAAACCTACCAGATTGTCACCCGGATTCCTGCCGGGCGGGTACCGAAGGTCGTTGCTGAAAGCCCGGATGGCAAGTGGGTTTATGCCGCCAACTGGCTCTCCGAGTCCATTACGGTCATGGACGCCGAAAAACTGACCAGGGTCAAGGATGTTCCCGTTGGAAGGGTTCCCCGTGGCATCTGCTTTGCGCCCGATGGCAAGCTGGCTTACGTCTGCATCATGGGCGGGCACAGTCTGGCGGTCATTGATGTCGAACAGGGACATCAGAAGGTCCGCGACATTGAAACCGGTTACAACCCACGTCACGTCTGTGTCTCCCAGGATGGCAGGCTGTTGTACGTTGCCCTCAATGCTTCCGGGACACTCATCAAAATTGACCGCGCGACGGAAACCATTATCGGGCGCGCCAAAACCGGCACGCAGGCACGTTCGACCTCGCTTTCCATTGATGATCGCTATGCCTTTGTGTGCAACTACGAAGACAACAATCTGGGCGTCGTCGATCTCGAACAGATGAAACAGCTCTTTACGGTCAAAACCGACGTGCACCCGATTGGTGTGACGACCATGCCCGATGGCAAATACGTGTGGGTGTCGAACTACCGCCCCAGCACGGTCTATGTGTTTGAGATTGAATATGCCGCCGCTGGGAGCACGGGCGTCCCAAATTCCTGA
- the rlmB gene encoding 23S rRNA (guanosine(2251)-2'-O)-methyltransferase RlmB, which produces MAVIYGISPVLEALRSGKRRVKEVWLAHGTKPHRLQELRALAGQARVPLSEVERSRLDAITRRANHQGVVALVSAVGYADLEEVLSGITGSPLLVVLDQVEDPHNLGAVIRTAECAGAHAVIIPEHHAVGLTDTVVKASAGATEYLPVVRVVNLATTLDSLRQRNIWIVGVERDGERPYVGWDFTLPTAVVLGSEGKGIRRLVRERCDLVVTLPLLGHITSLNVSVAAGIILYEAVRQRHPVSPAGG; this is translated from the coding sequence ATGGCGGTGATCTACGGTATCTCGCCGGTTCTGGAAGCCCTGCGCAGCGGCAAGCGGCGGGTGAAGGAAGTGTGGCTGGCGCACGGCACAAAGCCGCACCGGTTGCAGGAACTGCGCGCGCTGGCCGGACAGGCCCGTGTCCCTTTGTCTGAAGTCGAACGCAGTCGGCTCGATGCCATCACCCGCCGGGCCAATCATCAGGGCGTTGTGGCGTTGGTGTCGGCGGTCGGCTATGCCGATCTGGAAGAAGTGCTGTCCGGCATCACGGGCAGTCCCCTGCTGGTGGTGCTCGATCAGGTCGAAGACCCGCACAACCTGGGGGCAGTTATCCGTACGGCGGAGTGCGCCGGCGCGCACGCCGTCATCATCCCGGAACACCATGCTGTCGGGTTGACCGATACGGTTGTCAAAGCCTCCGCCGGCGCGACGGAATACCTGCCGGTTGTGCGGGTCGTCAATCTGGCGACGACTCTCGACAGCCTGCGGCAACGGAACATCTGGATTGTCGGGGTGGAACGGGACGGGGAGCGTCCGTACGTCGGCTGGGACTTTACCCTGCCAACAGCGGTGGTCTTGGGAAGTGAGGGAAAGGGCATCCGGCGGCTGGTGCGCGAGCGGTGTGATCTGGTGGTGACGCTGCCGCTTCTGGGCCACATCACCTCGCTCAATGTGTCGGTGGCTGCCGGCATCATCCTCTACGAGGCCGTCCGGCAGCGCCATCCCGTTTCACCGGCAGGCGGCTAA
- a CDS encoding peptidylprolyl isomerase, whose translation MGAVPLTACRPSAAQSVAVIKTEFGSIVFEFFPDIAPKHTAQIQGLIRSGFYDGTAFHRVEPGSLIQGGDPNSKTGREDTWGMGRPDLPKIPAEFSALKHVRGTVSAARVGNDKNSATTQFFICCRAHPEWDNQYSIFGRVIAGMNVVDIISNAPTVEGTSRPKQKITMLSVTLEPRSNYPPTPPQP comes from the coding sequence ATGGGCGCTGTTCCCCTCACCGCCTGTCGGCCATCGGCGGCCCAGTCGGTGGCGGTCATCAAAACCGAGTTTGGCAGTATCGTCTTTGAGTTCTTTCCCGATATTGCTCCGAAGCATACAGCCCAGATTCAGGGCCTCATCCGTAGTGGTTTTTACGATGGAACCGCCTTCCATCGGGTCGAGCCGGGCAGCCTGATTCAAGGCGGCGATCCCAACTCCAAAACCGGGCGCGAAGACACCTGGGGCATGGGACGCCCCGACCTGCCCAAGATTCCGGCGGAATTCAGCGCGCTCAAGCATGTCCGCGGCACGGTGTCGGCAGCGCGCGTCGGCAATGACAAAAACAGTGCCACGACCCAGTTTTTCATCTGTTGCCGGGCGCATCCCGAATGGGATAACCAGTACAGTATCTTTGGAAGGGTGATTGCAGGAATGAACGTTGTGGATATTATCTCCAATGCACCCACGGTTGAAGGAACGTCCCGCCCAAAGCAGAAGATCACCATGCTTTCGGTGACACTTGAACCACGGAGCAACTATCCACCCACGCCCCCCCAGCCCTGA
- a CDS encoding FmdB family zinc ribbon protein, protein MPLYEYACESCGARVEVIQKFSDAPLVTCPTCGADALSRVVSAPAITFKGSGWYITDYSAKGRQENTSTSSRREGSQTEAASDTGTATSTSDAKSSVQAA, encoded by the coding sequence ATGCCCCTGTATGAATATGCGTGTGAAAGCTGTGGCGCACGGGTGGAAGTCATCCAGAAGTTCTCCGATGCGCCGCTCGTCACCTGTCCCACCTGTGGCGCCGACGCCCTGAGTCGTGTGGTGTCCGCTCCGGCGATTACGTTCAAAGGTTCCGGCTGGTACATTACGGACTACAGTGCCAAGGGTCGCCAGGAAAACACCTCCACGTCCTCCCGGCGCGAAGGAAGCCAGACAGAAGCGGCTTCAGACACCGGGACGGCAACTTCCACCTCCGATGCCAAATCGTCCGTTCAAGCTGCGTAA
- a CDS encoding VWA domain-containing protein produces MRHFLFILCCLGLLGGLLCVPRPPGVAAQNLPQPATAATGEEEFTLDVINISLPVTVIDRQGRFIPNLGQSDFEVFENKRRQPIIAFQRRDGLPLNVAILMDTSTSVRYRLAFEREAITEFLSKLLDNRRDQASFVTFDDEPRIRSGFTNDFQQLARVVNSVTTANGRTALYDTIKKVCLEHMPLASTRRRAILLVTDGGDTASSTTLDEAIAIAQRAEVTIYAISTKGGGVFRIEGNPYFNMDDRNLKRLCKETGGDVFFPSDTKQTKRAFDLAKDYLRNQYFLVYEPNENRNTKHFREIEVRIPKHRDARVLTRRGYFPGALATEVK; encoded by the coding sequence ATGCGCCATTTTCTGTTCATACTCTGCTGCCTTGGACTTCTGGGGGGGCTGCTCTGCGTGCCGCGCCCACCTGGTGTCGCGGCCCAGAACCTTCCCCAGCCGGCCACGGCCGCCACCGGTGAGGAAGAGTTTACTCTCGACGTGATCAATATCTCCCTGCCGGTGACGGTCATTGACCGGCAGGGGCGCTTCATTCCCAACCTGGGGCAGTCTGACTTTGAAGTGTTTGAAAACAAGCGTCGGCAACCCATTATTGCCTTCCAGCGCCGGGACGGACTCCCACTCAACGTGGCCATTCTCATGGACACCAGCACAAGCGTGCGTTACCGCCTGGCCTTTGAGCGCGAAGCCATCACGGAATTCCTGAGCAAGCTGCTGGACAACCGCCGCGACCAGGCTTCGTTTGTCACCTTTGATGATGAGCCACGGATTCGGTCCGGCTTTACCAACGACTTCCAGCAACTGGCCCGGGTCGTCAACAGCGTTACGACCGCCAACGGTCGGACAGCACTTTACGACACCATCAAAAAGGTTTGCCTGGAGCACATGCCTTTGGCCAGCACACGGCGGCGCGCCATCCTGCTCGTCACCGATGGCGGCGATACGGCCAGCAGCACAACCCTGGACGAAGCCATTGCCATTGCCCAACGGGCGGAAGTCACCATTTATGCCATCAGCACCAAGGGCGGCGGCGTGTTTCGCATCGAAGGCAATCCCTACTTCAACATGGACGACCGCAACCTCAAGCGCCTGTGCAAGGAAACCGGCGGGGATGTCTTTTTCCCCAGCGATACCAAACAGACCAAACGGGCTTTTGACCTGGCCAAAGATTACTTGCGCAACCAGTATTTCCTCGTCTATGAACCAAACGAAAACAGAAACACCAAACACTTCCGGGAAATTGAAGTGCGCATTCCCAAGCACCGGGATGCGCGCGTTCTCACCCGGCGGGGCTATTTTCCGGGCGCTCTGGCAACGGAAGTAAAGTAG